The Synechococcus sp. UW69 DNA segment GCAGGCTGACTCCAGAAAACAAGGTTGAGAGGCGCGTGCGACCACCGTTATCCACGTTCATCACGGACTGGCCCACAAGGGCACAGCCAGCCATGCCACCAAACAAGGACGCGACAATGTTGGCAATGCCCTGACCCCGGGCCTCAACGTTTTTGTTGGTGGTGGTGTCGGTCTTGTCGTCGAGGATGTCCTGGGTCAGGAAGGTTTCCATTAGGCCCACGAGCGAAATGGCCAGGGCGGTGGGCAGCACCAGCCCCAGAGTGTCCAGGCTGAAGGGAACACCTTCGGCGCCGAAGGGAAGACTGAAGGAGGGGAGGCCAGAGGGAAGGGTGCCCAGGCTGCTGACCGTAGGGATGTCGAAGCTGAAACCCACGCTGATCGCCGTCAGCACAACGATGGCGACCAGCTGCGATGGCACCACACGGGTCAGCCTTGGAAGGCCATAGATGATGACCAGGCCGAGCAGGACCAACCCCCAGACGACTGGGATCTGCCCGCCATGGGGCAACAGAGAGGAGGCTCCGTGATCGGCTTCTCCAGCATGGAGATTCAAACCGAGCTGAGGCAACTGGGCCTGAAAGATGAGCAAGGCCAGCGCGTTCACAAACCCGCTCAGCACCCCTTGGGGAACAAAGCGCATCTGATACGCCAATCGCAGATACCCCCAAAGGATCTGGAGCAGGCCCGTCACCAGACCAGCCACCATCAGATATTGCACCCCAAGGCCTGGCCCCCGAGCCTCACCCGTCGCCACCAGGCCTGTCATCAAGAGCGCCGTGGAGCCGGTTGCCGACGTGATCATCGCCATCCGGCCCCCAACCACAGCGATGGTCAGCGACAGGCAAAACGCTCCGAACAGACCGACCTTGGGATCCACCCCAGCGATCCCAGAAAAAGCGATGGCCTCCGGGATCATGGCGAAAGCCACCACAAGTCCGGAAAGAAGGTCTTTGCTGGGATTAGCAAACCACTGATTCACCAGGGTTGGGTTGGATCGCTTGGCCATCAGCGGATGCCGGTTAGGGGCGACCGTAAATCAGAGCGCCGGCAGGATGCCTGCCGGATCCAAGCGCTGTTTCAGCTTTCGCAACTCCAGCAA contains these protein-coding regions:
- a CDS encoding SulP family inorganic anion transporter, with the translated sequence MAKRSNPTLVNQWFANPSKDLLSGLVVAFAMIPEAIAFSGIAGVDPKVGLFGAFCLSLTIAVVGGRMAMITSATGSTALLMTGLVATGEARGPGLGVQYLMVAGLVTGLLQILWGYLRLAYQMRFVPQGVLSGFVNALALLIFQAQLPQLGLNLHAGEADHGASSLLPHGGQIPVVWGLVLLGLVIIYGLPRLTRVVPSQLVAIVVLTAISVGFSFDIPTVSSLGTLPSGLPSFSLPFGAEGVPFSLDTLGLVLPTALAISLVGLMETFLTQDILDDKTDTTTNKNVEARGQGIANIVASLFGGMAGCALVGQSVMNVDNGGRTRLSTLFSGVSLLAMILLAGPWLKQIPMAALVAVMISIAVSTADINGLLNLRRIPKSDTSVMLMTFAVTMLTTPHNLALGVLAGVALAGILFSRKVAKVIQVETIEISDQERLYRVEGQLFFVSKVYFLQAFDLHDHPERITLDLSKAHIWDQSGVAALDQVIRKYRNGGSVVSVVGLNEESLDLFERIGGQESAHA